The following is a genomic window from Eubalaena glacialis isolate mEubGla1 chromosome 18, mEubGla1.1.hap2.+ XY, whole genome shotgun sequence.
acaagcaggataattttttttcccaaagttttATTGgtcaatgatttttcttttgtgatttacTTTTCTTGTCCTTTGacaatttatattttagtttgtCTTAGCCTCTGGACTTTCAAAgatgtattatatattaataacccATTTTTCTTTGCATATCTGTGTAAATTTCTTTTGCCACTGTTTCCCTTGGAAgtagtttttggttttatttgcacATGGTTTATTTTGCTGGGCTTGTAAATAAAACAGCTGTCACCATTGTCTTTTCTTCTGAAATCCACCTCCTTAGAggcaatcaatttttttttttgcgagggctttctctagttgtggcaagtgggggccactcttcatcacggtgcgcgggcctctcactatcgcggcctctctcgttgcggagcacaggctccagacgcgcaggctcagcagttgtggctcacgggccaagttgctccgcggcatgtgggatcttcccagaccagggctcgaacccgtgtctgctgcattggcaggcagattctcaaccactgcgccaccagggaagcccgaggcaatcaatttttacctttttaactaAATGTTTTGGTACTTACTTCCTAATCCTTTAATGACAGCCTAATATAGCTCCGTCTCAGATTCCCAGGTTTATGTTTGGCCCTCTGTCATATACTCCCACCGGCAGCACTCACGTGCAGCACTCACATGCATGCTTTTCATGCTTACCTTTCCAAGAGGTGGGTTAAATTTTGATTAGCTCAGTATTCCCTGAAATCAATTTACTTctcctgtgtgtctctctctacatagaacacttcacttctgacacttaTGGTCACCAAATGTGCAGGGATttttcccacaccaagcaatCCTCTGTGACACccgctgggtgtcctacaattcagttcaattctgacactgtctacctggagacagTGTCAGATCCCATACGTCAAGGGCTCAGTTCTTcaagactccccccaccccctttcaaaTGCCAATGGCACGtccacctgtgcttctgacctatCGGCTATAAGTCAGAGGTTCTCACAactccctccttgggttcaattaatttactagggcagctcacacaactcaggaaaccagtttacttgctagattaccagtttattacaaaggataatTAAAGGACACAAATCAACAGCCAGATAAAGAGATATATAGGATGAGGTCCGGAACAAAGGAGCCAGTTTGTCACGCAGCCCAGCAGTGAGGCTAGGTAAGAATCATGGGATTAGAGATGTATGCAATGTAGCCAATATTCAATTAATAAGTCACTCAGTTTATTGTACACAATTAGCACACAACACAGGTTAGTCAAAGTAGGGAGAAAAGGGGTGGGGAGTAAGGAGTCACTTGGCCCAGTGCTCTCATTATAAGGAGTCTGTCAGTAGGATGGAATGGTTACACCCCAGGGGATCTTGTCTCATTCAGTTGCTCCTTCTGTTCCAGTAAAGTCATTCCTTATCTACCCTTAGTTTATCACTCTGAGACGCTCCCAGCCCTATACCAGACATTTCACAACAACTAATGCGGAAGTTCACATTGGCCACTGTGACTCTATTTTGCACTACTTAACATAGCTTAAATCCTATGAATTTCGCACAGAGGAGTAGGAATCATAACATAAAAGAAGTCACTTCACTGGGAAGCCATACATATCAtggtgaaaaaaatcattaaaaacacACCCTTGTATGTAAGTGTCTGTTCACCAATGATGACTAATTCTCATTGAGCTGGGGTATGTTGTTACAGGGCTCCGTGTCATTTGAGGACGTGACCATAGACTTCAGCAGGGAGGAGTGGCAGCAACTGGACCCTGCCCAGAGACGCCTGTACCAGGACGTGATGCTGGAGATCTACAGCCACCTCTTCTCCGTGGGTGAGCACATCTGACCTGGGACTCTTGGACGAGCCTCCTTGAGGAGATATCCCTCCTTCCTGTGGCATGCAGTGGGACATCTGAAGAATGTAATCAGTTTGCCCTTGGCTTGTCCCAAACTGTTCATTCCTTTTGGGCATCTTTGAGTGTTACTTTGTTCCTAGTGAAAGGTGTTGATTTTTCTGATGTGCCAATAAAGCTTCATTAAACGGCCTCTAAAGCCCAAGACCACATCCAAATGCAATATATCCTTTCTTATTCACAGGGTATCACATTCCCAACCCAGAGATCATTTTCAGGATGGAAAAAGGAAAGGAGCAATGGATGGGGGAGGCTGAACTCCCACGTCAGAGGTATCACGGTGAGTGACTGTCAAGTCGTGAAGTTCTGAGGGGCCATTATTCAACCTACCACACTTATCCATTCCCTCAGTGGTGGACACAGGTTACCTCCTACTCCTAGTTTCTAAGGCTAATGCCGCCAAACATTATTTTGTAAATGTCCCGTAGGGGCCAACACAAGAATTtctagtatgagtgtgtttcatgtttggtaattgcaatcattgttgcttttgttgtggtcatccatgtacaatgcttcgTGTCCgtctatctcttgtaaaaataaaatacagtgtgtgtgtgtgtgaaaaaaaaaaaaaaaagaatttctgagGTGAAtagtcaggagtgggattgcctgATCACTGGATATGCCTACACTGAATTTAGCTAAGTAAACCATGTGGCTCTTCAGGTGGGCTTCACCATCCACACTGTCATGTGGGAATGCACAAGGATTTGCATTTGTACATCTTGCTTGCCAGCATTTAGTATTTATCAAATTTCTCATTTATGGCCTGTGTTATGATAGAGCTgcttcatattttaatttcatttttcaataaCAGAGTGTCTCATTATGTTACCTGACTggattttccatctgtatattgcttttgtCATCTCGTTTTATCCCTTTGTGGAGTTTTctgaaagcctttttttttcctttttatttgccCCCTgaattcatcaatttttttcctgtgctgGATCTTTCTTCTTTACCCCTAATTGCGGTGCCTCCAGCTTGGGCCTCTGTACTTCCCTCTGGTCATCCCTTCATAGAGGAATTACTTTAAATTCCTTAAATTTAAAGGAATTACTTTAAATTCCTAAAATCCCTTTAAAGGGACCTTCTATTCTCAACACTTAGgcctaaaaatttttttctgatgatcCCTTTATCAACCCCTCCAGGCCCCATACCTAAACTGTGTTCTCTTATTTAGCTACATGGTGGACAGTTCCCATGGGATGACTCACTTCCTTATTTTGGGGAGCTCAGAAATTGGAATCATTACACAAATCAGAAATTCTTCTCCCCTTatacattttttcagattcttctgttTCTTGGCTCTTCCATCTCAGTCTTCTaactcattttcttattttagaaattctatccctttttctttttttttggccacgccactcggcttgtgggatcttagttgcctgaccagggatcgaacccacgccctcagcagtgaaagtgcagagtcctaaccactggaccgccagggaatttcccccattttttctttttttttttaaggtatttttaattttaattttattttatttatttatttttggctgcggtgggtctttgttgctgtgtgtaggctttctctagttgcggtgagcaggggctactcttcgttgcggtggcttctcctgttgcagagcacgggctctaggcgcctgagcttcaggagttgtggcttgcgggctctggagtgcaggctcagtagttgtggcgcacgggcttagttgttccgcagcatgtgggatcctcctggaccagggctcgaacccatgtcccctgcattggcaggcagattcttaaccactgcaccaccagggaagccccattttttctttttgaaagtacAATTTAATTGACCCTTTTCGTTAATTCCA
Proteins encoded in this region:
- the LOC133078769 gene encoding zinc finger protein 175-like, with the protein product MPTQLQAPGKSGAVSKRDQELKPRKDMLADVNLPQRPQVLGPEERDGSCEGSVSFEDVTIDFSREEWQQLDPAQRRLYQDVMLEIYSHLFSVGYHIPNPEIIFRMEKGKEQWMGEAELPRQRYHGKREGVESKPSRSPSF